The following are encoded together in the Triticum dicoccoides isolate Atlit2015 ecotype Zavitan chromosome 6B, WEW_v2.0, whole genome shotgun sequence genome:
- the LOC119320745 gene encoding uncharacterized protein LOC119320745, with amino-acid sequence MCRSSRRRRRPCSPAVGPLGDDDLLREILLRLPPQPSSLPRASAVCTRWRLLLSDPGFSRRFRIHHRRNPPLLGFFVRNDDLPFLPTLDAPDRVSPGRFSLQRGDGDRFMSLGCRHGLVLVFNKPKDQILVWDPVTGDQHRLGIPPVVAIHAKKTTINGAVLRADDAQHFQVVLTVADNDDKQHRRALACVYSSETGAWGELVSTQLPSGVSMSNIGTFVSTYKPAVLIGDSLYWRLAGNFTRILEFDLEKQSLAVIRLPAHILEEGHRLFSIMRAEGGGLGLLLQTDCSIQLWKRKTDCDGVASWGLGRTIELDKLLSLKSEENEIMIQGPMGENSVVFVWTHRILFTVHLESLQFNKLPGAYPVNYHPFVSVYAAGI; translated from the exons ATGTGTAggtctagccgccgccgccgccgcccctgctcgCCGGCTGTCGGGCCACTGGGCGACGACGACCTGCTCCGCGAGATCCTCCTCCGCCTGCCCCCGCAGCCCTCCTCCCTCCCCCGCGCCTCCGCCgtctgcacgcgctggcgcctcctcctctCCGACCCAGGATTCTCCCGCCGCTTCCGCATCCACCACCGCCGCAACCCTCCCCTCCTCGGTTTCTTCGTCAGAAATGATGATCTGCCCTTCCTACCTACTCTCGACGCCCCGGATCGTGTCTCCCCCGGCCGTTTCTCCTTGCAGCGCGGCGACGGCGACCGGTTCATGTCCCTTGGATGCCGCCATGGCCTCGTACTCGTCTTCAACAAACCTAAGGACCAGATCCTGGTGTGGGACCCCGTCACCGGCGACCAGCACCGCCTTGGCATCCCCCCGGTGGTTGCGATACATGCGAAGAAGACAACGATCAATGGGGCGGTGCTTCGTGCTGATGATGCCCAACACTTCCAAGTGGTGTTGACAGTGGCAGATAACGATGACAAGCAACACAGACGAGCGCTTGCCTGCGTTTACTCGTCAGAGACTGGCGCATGGGGTGAACTCGTCTCAACACAGCTTCCATCCGGCGTTTCAATGAGTAATATTGGCACCTTCGTTTCTACTTACAAGCCTGCTGTGCTGATTGGGGATTCCCTTTACTGGAGGCTTGCTGGGAATTTTACCAGAATTCTTGAGTTTGATTTGGAGAAGCAAAGCCTGGCTGTCATACGGTTGCCAGCGCATATCCTTGAAGAGGGCCATCGCCTATTCTCGATTATGCGCGCAGAGGGTGGTGGCCTTGGTTTACTCCTCCAGACAGACTGCAGCATCCAGTTATGGAAGAGGAAAACTGATTGTGATGGTGTTGCTTCATGGGGGCTTGGAAGAACCATTGAACTGGACAAGCTACTTTCTCTGAAATCAGAGGAGAATGAAATAATGATACAAGGGCCCATGGGGGAAAATAGTGTGGTGTTCGTGTGGACACATCGCATCCTCTTTACGGTCCATCTCGAGTCATTGCAGTTCAATAAACTTCCTGGAGCCTACCCCGTGAATTATCATCCATTTGTAAGTGTCTACGCTGCAG GTATCTAG